AAAGTTTTTTTCATTCATAATCAATGCGCTACTATTCTCTTGTCTTTTCGCTTCCTGCGATGACGGCAAAATTTACGACGAGGGCAGACACGTAGAGATAGAGGGAGGCATAGCCAGGGTTACAGCTATTATCCTGGGCGTTCAAACCTGGCCCAGCGATTATACGATTGTTGTCGCCGGATTTAAAAAGGATGATGAATATGCTGCGGTCGCCAAAACAGTGAAAACCGCAGACGATGGTTCGATGGACCTTATTTTAAAAGGCATTTCAAACGAAGTCAACCAGATAGAAGTTTGTGTTATCAATAAACTGAGAAAGCGTATTGTCAGTTTCTATCAAACGGATTTTACGGATTCATCCGATACGCTAAAGCTGGATATAGGTACGGTCAATGCGAGTTTATTCAATGGCATACAAAAAAGCATTTTTGATGCTAGCTGTACCGGCTGTCATGGGGCCGGGGCCAGTGCTGCAGATGGTCTATATCTGACTGAAGGAAAAAGTTACAGTGCTTTGGTCAATATAAAAGCGAACTCTTCGAATGAAGGGAAAATGCTTGTAAAGCCAGGCGATGCAGATAACAGCTTCATCATGGATGTACTGACAGAAGGGGCGAGCAACCATTATCATAATGATTTGTTATCCGGTTCACCCGAAAAGATTTCTCTTTTGAAGAGTTGGATCGAAAGGGGAGCCCAAGAATAAATTTATAATTATGGCATTCAAAACAAAAACATACGAACAAGATTTTATACACGCTCAAATTTGTTCTTTTGAAGGCAAGGGAGGGGTAACGGAATATCATATACTATTTTCCGTTACCACCCCTTCATTGCCGTTTACAGAACAGCTGGATAAATTACAAAAAGCATACGAAACAGTAACAAAAGAAGAAGCCGGTAAAGCCGTTGCTATATTCCGCCGGTATTTCCTGAGTGATGCGGCGAATCAGACGGAACGGTTGATGGAACGGGAATGCGAAAACCCGTTTTGTGCATTATCGATTGTGCAACAAGCTCCGCTAAACGGTACTAAAATAGCACTATGGGCTTATATGCAAACCGATATGACTACAGAAACCTACAATTCCGGTATGTTCGAAGCATCTCATAATAAGTATCGCCACCTCTGGACCGGCGGTGCACACAATAAGGCGGCTACCTCTGAATACCAGACCCGCCTGTTATTGAACGATTATGTGTTGCAACTGACCGAACAGCATTGTACGCTGGCTGCCGACTGCATCCGTACCTGGTTCTTCGTACAGAATGTAGATGTAAACTATGCAGGTGTCGTAAAAGCCCGCAAGGAAGTTTTCATCACCCAGAACCTGACGGAGAAAACACATTATATAACCAGTACCGGGATAGAAGGCCGTCACGCCGACCCGGAAGTGCTGGTGCAGATGGATGCCTATACAGTAGACGGCCTGCAACCGGAACAGATACAATTCCTCTATGCCCCTACCCATTTAAATCCGACCTATGAATATGGCGTCACTTTTGAACGGGGCACAGCCGTTTCGTACGGCGACAGGAAACAGATATTCCTGTCGGGAACAGCCAGTATCGACAACCGGGGAGAGATCGTTCACCCCGGAGATATATTGAAACAGACCGAACGGATGATGGAAAACATCAACGTCCTGTTGCAGGAGGCCGGAGCTTCCGTAGCCGATATCATGCAGGCTATCGTCTATCTCCGCGACCCGGCAGATTACGAGGAAGTAAACCGTTATATCCGCACCCATCACCCGGATATGCCGCACCTGATCGTACTGGCACCGGTATGTCGTCCGGGATGGCTGATCGAGACGGAATGTATTGCCGTTATTCCGGCAGACCTTCCGCAATACCCCTGTTTATAAATAAAACACCATAAATACAACAACATGTATAAACAAGGAAAATACAAAGAGACAGATAAAATGAGCGACTTGATTTGCGAGAACTATCCCATGGTTCTCGTAATGAGCCGCTTCGGTATCGACCTGGGATTCGGGGAGAAAAACATCGGGGATGTATGCCGGCAGAACGAGGTGGATTGCTGCACGTTCCTTACCGTTGTCAATTTTCTCTCGGAAGAGATTTCAGGCACGATCAACGAGATCAACAACTGCCTTTCTCTCGGGTCGCTGATCACCTATCTGCATAATGCGCACGATTATTTCCTGAACTTCCGGCTGCCTCATATCCGCCGCAAACTGACGGAAGCAATTACCGGCTGCCCGGGTGACATCGCTTTCGCTATCACCAAATTCTTCGACGATTATGTTTACGAGGTCCATAAACACATGTCGTACGAAGAAAAGATCGTCTTCCCTTACGTCCGCAACCTGTTGGAAGGGATGAAAGATACCAAATACAATATCAGTATCTTCCGCAAACGGCACGACCAGATAGAGATGAAGATCGTGGAGCTCAAAAATATCCTGCTCAAATACTATCCCGGACCCGACAATTACCTGCTGAACAGTGTCCTGTTCGACATCTTTGCCACCGAACAAGATCTGGCCTCTCATAACCGGGTAGAAGATTACCTCTTCGTTCCCGCTGTACTAGCCATTGAAAAAACAATCAAATGACCGTTGCTTTATGAGCACTAACTTTAAAATAGCTGTTGCAGAACCTTCCTCCATTATCCGTTGCGGATTGATTACCATCCTGAAACGGTTGCCCGGGTTGCATATCCAGCTGACGGAAATAGCTACGGCTGAATGCCTGGTGGAAAGCCTCCGCATGCACCGGCCGGAAGTACTGATCATCAACCCTTCACTTCCCGGCTATTTCGGGATACAGCATCTGAAAGAAGAGTGCGGTTGCACCGAAATGAAATGCCTGGCTATCGCCTGCATGGCGACCGATCAAGCCATGCTCCGCCCGTATGACGACCTGATCAATATTTATGACAGTCCCGACGAACTGAAACATAAGCTGGAGCGGCTGAATGCGGAAGAAGCATCTACTGAGCCGCAAGAAGAGGAGGAAGAACAGCAGACACTCAGTTCGAGGGAAAAAGAGATCGTTGTCTGTGTTGTCAAAGGTATGACGAACCGGGAAATCGCCGACCGTTTATATCTATCCACCCACACCGTGATCACGCACCGGCGGAATATCGCCCGGAAACTGCAGGTCCACAGTGCCAGCGGTCTGACTGTATATGCCATTGTGAACAAACTGGTCGAACTGAATGAAATAAAAAAAGCATGACAAATCAGTTTTATTTTCTTTTCACACTCCAAAATTTGGCTTCAGACTGATATACTGTATCTTTGGAAAAAGAAACAATAATAGATATCAGATACCATGGAGTTAACAATAAAACAATACAACAAAACAGAAGTACAGATCACCTCATTCGAAACTAAAAAGGGAATCACGGAATATCATGTCATCTTCCAGCAGACAGATTATATGGAAGATTATCCTACCCAATTAAATAATCTGTTACAGGCATACACCCAATGTGTCGAAGAACTTCCGGGTAACCCGACAGCGGTATTCCGCCGTTACTTTATGAGTGACGTTACCAATCAAACCGCCTTGTTAATGGAACAGGAACGCTCCAATCCGTATTGTGCTTTATCCATCGTACAGCAGGCTCCCGTGAACGGGACCAAAATAGCTCTTTGGGCATGGCTCCAGACAGGCGTACAGACACAGGTTCTTCCCAGTAATCTGTTTGAAGCATGTCACGGCAGTTACCGCCAATTGTTCGGTGCCAACCTATGCAACCGGGCTGCCAATTCGGAATATCAGACACGCCTTATTTTCCGCGATTATATCATGCAACTGACAGCAGCCAACTGCACGCTAGCCAATAACTGCATACGGACCTGGATATTCGTACAGAACGTCGACGTGAATTATCCGGGCGTAGTCAAAGCCCGCAAGGAGGTATTCGCGACACAGAACTTGACGGAAAATACTCATTTTATAGCCAGTACCGGCATTGAAGGCCGTTATCAGGACACGAATGTGTTCGTTACCATGGATACGTATGCCGTATCGGGTATCGGGCGGGAACAAATCCAATACTTATATGCCCCCGACCATCTGAGCCGGACTTATGAATACGGAGTGACTTTTGAAAGAGGCGTTGCCATCACCTATGGCGACCGCCGCCATGTCTTCGTATCCGGTACGGCTAGCATCGACCGGTATGGCGAAATCGTCCATCCGGGGGATGTGATCAAACAATCCGAACGCATGATCGAAAATATCACCGCCCTGCTCAACGAAGCAGGTGCCGACCAGAACGATATCATGCAGGCCATCGTCTATATACGGGATACCGGCGATTTCGCCCGCGTTAAACAGTATATGGAAACCCATCATCGGAACATGCCTCACCTGATCGTCCGTGCCCCGGTATGCCGATCCGGATGGTTGGTTGAAATAGAATGCCTGGCAGTCGTTGCCGTCGATGAACCGGAGTATCCGGCATTCTAACCAAAAAGCACTAACAAATATAGAATAATAATAACGTATCTATTGGCTGACAAAAAAGAAGTATCTTTGAACAGTCAAACACCAAAACAAAAAAGGACGATTATAGCTTATGTATAAAAATGGAAAATACAGGGAAACCGACAAAATGAGTGATCTTATATGCGAGAACTATCCGATGGTTCTTGTTATGAGCCGTTTTGGCATTGCCCTGGGCTTCGGCGAAAAGAATATCGG
This is a stretch of genomic DNA from Parabacteroides chongii. It encodes these proteins:
- a CDS encoding Rid family hydrolase, producing MAFKTKTYEQDFIHAQICSFEGKGGVTEYHILFSVTTPSLPFTEQLDKLQKAYETVTKEEAGKAVAIFRRYFLSDAANQTERLMERECENPFCALSIVQQAPLNGTKIALWAYMQTDMTTETYNSGMFEASHNKYRHLWTGGAHNKAATSEYQTRLLLNDYVLQLTEQHCTLAADCIRTWFFVQNVDVNYAGVVKARKEVFITQNLTEKTHYITSTGIEGRHADPEVLVQMDAYTVDGLQPEQIQFLYAPTHLNPTYEYGVTFERGTAVSYGDRKQIFLSGTASIDNRGEIVHPGDILKQTERMMENINVLLQEAGASVADIMQAIVYLRDPADYEEVNRYIRTHHPDMPHLIVLAPVCRPGWLIETECIAVIPADLPQYPCL
- a CDS encoding hemerythrin domain-containing protein codes for the protein MYKQGKYKETDKMSDLICENYPMVLVMSRFGIDLGFGEKNIGDVCRQNEVDCCTFLTVVNFLSEEISGTINEINNCLSLGSLITYLHNAHDYFLNFRLPHIRRKLTEAITGCPGDIAFAITKFFDDYVYEVHKHMSYEEKIVFPYVRNLLEGMKDTKYNISIFRKRHDQIEMKIVELKNILLKYYPGPDNYLLNSVLFDIFATEQDLASHNRVEDYLFVPAVLAIEKTIK
- a CDS encoding Rid family hydrolase; translation: MELTIKQYNKTEVQITSFETKKGITEYHVIFQQTDYMEDYPTQLNNLLQAYTQCVEELPGNPTAVFRRYFMSDVTNQTALLMEQERSNPYCALSIVQQAPVNGTKIALWAWLQTGVQTQVLPSNLFEACHGSYRQLFGANLCNRAANSEYQTRLIFRDYIMQLTAANCTLANNCIRTWIFVQNVDVNYPGVVKARKEVFATQNLTENTHFIASTGIEGRYQDTNVFVTMDTYAVSGIGREQIQYLYAPDHLSRTYEYGVTFERGVAITYGDRRHVFVSGTASIDRYGEIVHPGDVIKQSERMIENITALLNEAGADQNDIMQAIVYIRDTGDFARVKQYMETHHRNMPHLIVRAPVCRSGWLVEIECLAVVAVDEPEYPAF
- a CDS encoding response regulator transcription factor — encoded protein: MSTNFKIAVAEPSSIIRCGLITILKRLPGLHIQLTEIATAECLVESLRMHRPEVLIINPSLPGYFGIQHLKEECGCTEMKCLAIACMATDQAMLRPYDDLINIYDSPDELKHKLERLNAEEASTEPQEEEEEQQTLSSREKEIVVCVVKGMTNREIADRLYLSTHTVITHRRNIARKLQVHSASGLTVYAIVNKLVELNEIKKA